From a region of the Daphnia magna isolate NIES linkage group LG1, ASM2063170v1.1, whole genome shotgun sequence genome:
- the LOC116929366 gene encoding zinc finger protein 1 isoform X4, with translation MDYRQLLLSQANALAAAGCYDGGGGYSSASSSAAAAVAYNQSAAARTYSYRLWTLANVLTDPWPSTGRQEVVAEYFAKCWLCSKGFPSPAVLREHLQNVHHESAAAIAAAMAALQQQQPQPQQQQSLAASVVQNSIQPVTSVPVTTSTSSSSTSSSLSSSSSTAIHQLQRHPHACLQCSATFAERDELERHELTHSPTAQVSCGVCHKNFANVYRLQRHMISHDESAGLRKFKCTYCDKAFKFKHHLKEHVRIHSGEKPFECANCGKRFSHSGSYSSHMTSKKCLILNSRNSRPRLPVMDQKPVASSLAPAAPLRAPSPVIGRRSSTPTATGVSKLNSNNSFNNVVNRHVNGYASVMGYPNPYEPPKSVNAGVNPPGPPPPPPPPAPHYFNNIPGMGYNSPGLAHLHQYLVAAHLAHPLRNVPLPVHSNNSSTSPVYKDVDPVALAAELDRKRKRSDSGIEDSTTKFVTDSKLGRYNQQNDAITTGHQSPAEIEKVKKILETVNANVTRQLLEASVQRVKNVQHGHYIHHPLSSSPHENKHHDYSEGLAAKMEDDNRRVQVSPNITPGLEDMIEEVPDTDDQPSVPHQGAADDDMREDAASETGTDDSGLVMALDQDSVTGQRDENNPSNNNHGVGHLNAGFSLGGMVKTSERTRSTISEDKAAVLKRYFAQQPRPKRDEINRLSRELNFPPRVIQVWFQNARARDRREALFNVVHGNDSFQSRPSNGHGPTTEHYANQHFSAQPTDLSSTAEHEDLDESRNVEEEEEEEEENEQPLDLTVKRIESESHAVVQRPQFRETPGVVENGMKMERNLTGTSELTVSVSVKENGVVHPKKRNWIKMEEEDDSFPHEIEEWKKTFAAGLHCGVQRCFNGKLSPQSSDISGAEEETLKRSSLGPVGSCDEGSESRDTSGDDGGHTTPTTSITARSGKKAKFGSGGSVTGGVKSLTPAPSTVAMAVGDNSEGLYSCDQCDKSFSKLSSLTRHKYEHSGQRPYQCDMCPKAFKHKHHLTEHKRLHSGEKPFQCQKCLKRFSHSGSYSQHMNHRFSYCRPCPASS, from the exons ATGGATTATCGCCAGTTGCTTCTGAGTCAAGCCAACGCTTTGGCCGCGGCCGGCTGCTACGATGGTGGCGGAGGCTATTCGTCCGCCTCGTCATCGGCGGCAGCGGCCGTCGCTTACAACCAATCCGCAGCCGCTCGCACCTACTCCTACAGGCTGTGGACTTTGGCTAATGTCCTGACCGATCCTT GGCCATCAACGGGTCGTCAGGAAGTCGTTGCCGAGTACTTTGCCAAGTGTTGGCTCTGCAGCAAAGGCTTCCCATCGCCGGCCGTGTTACGTGAACACCTGCAGAACGTTCATCACGAAAGCGCGGCTGCAATCGCCGCCGCCATGGCGGCCCTTCAGCAGCAACAACCGCAACCACAACAGCAGCAATCGCTTGCCGCAAGCGTGGTGCAGAACAGCATTCAACCTGTGACGTCAGTTCCCGTTACGACCAGCACGTCTTCGTCTTCGACGTCGTCATCGTTGTCATCGTCCTCATCGACGGCTATTCATCAGCTGCAGAGGCATCCGCACGCTTGTCTCCAATGCAGTGCCACCTTCGCCGAGAGAGACGAACTGGAACGGCACGAGCTGACTCACTCCCCCACCGCTCAAGTG TCGTGCGGTGTTTGCCATAAGAACTTCGCCAACGTCTATCGTCTGCAAAGACACATGATCAGCCATGACGAATCGGCTGGATTGCGCAAATTCAAGTGCACCTACTGTGACAAGGCCTTCAAATTTAAACATCACCTCAAG GAGCATGTCCGGATCCATTCTGGTGAGAAGCCATTCGAGTGCGCCAATTGCGGCAAACGTTTTTCTCACTCGGGCTCCTATTCTTCCCACATGACCTCCAAAAAGTGCCTCATCCTCAATTCCAGG AACAGTCGACCACGTCTGCCAGTGATGGATCAGAAACCCGTTGCCTCCAGTTTGGCACCCGCAGCGCCATTAAGAGCACCCAGTCCGGTTATCGGACGCCGAAGCTCGACACCAACTGCAACTGGCGTTAGTAAATTGAACAGCAACAACAGTTTCAACAATGTCGTCAACCGCCACGTCAACGGCTACGCATCCGTCATGGGCTACCCGAATCCGTACGAACCGCCCAAATCGGTCAATGCCGGTGTCAATCCACCTGGCCCCCCACCTCCGCCGCCTCCGCCAGCTCCTCACTATTTCAACAACATACCGGGGATGGGCTATAATAGTCCGGGCCTTGCCCACCTCCATCAGTACTTGGTGGCCGCCCACCTTGCACATCCACTGCGCAACGTCCCTCTGCCCGTTCACAGCAACAATAGCAGCACCAGCCCCGTATACAAAGATGTGGATCCGGTTGCTTTGGCGGCCGAACTCGATCGTAAGAGGAAGCGCTCGGATTCGGGTATTGAAGATTCGACGACCAAGTTTGTCACAGATTCGAAGCTCGGTCGCTATAACCAGCAAAACGATGCCATCACAACGGGACACCAGTCTCCAGCTGAAATCGAGAAAGTCAAAAAGATCCTTGAAACTGTCAACGCTAACGTCACACGTCAACTTTTGGAGGCCAGCGTCCAGCGTGTCAAGAACGTCCAGCATGGACACTATATTCATCACCCGCTGAGTTCCAGTCCTCACGAGAATAAACATCATGATTACAGCGAAG GATTGGCGGCCAAAATGGAAGATGATAATCGGCGCGTGCAGGTCTCGCCCAATATAACTCCCGGACTGGAGGATATGATCGAAGAGGTTCCCGACACCGATGACCAGCCGTCTGTGCCTCATCAGGGCGCGGCCGATGACGACATGAGGGAGGATGCTGCCAGTGAAACTGGCACCGATGACTCTGGTTTAGTGATGGCACTCGACCAAGACAGCGTTACGGGCCAGCGCGATGAGAACAATCCATCCAACAACAATCATGGGGTTGGACACCTAAACGCGGGATTTTCTCTTGGTGGAATGGTCAAAACGTCAGAAAGGACCAGATCGACAATATCTGAAGATAAAGCAGCC GTTTTAAAGAGGTATTTCGCCCAGCAGCCTCGCCCGAAACGCGACGAGATTAATCGGCTGAGTCGCGAACTCAACTTCCCACCTCGCGTCATTCAAGTCTGGTTCCAAAATGCCAGAGCGCGTGACCGCCGGGAAGCGCTTTTCAATGTAGTCCATGGTAATGATTCGTTCCAGTCTCGTCCCAGTAATGGACATGGACCCACCACTGAACACTATGCAAATCAACATTTTTCGGCCCAGCCGACAGACTTGAG ttCCACGGCCGAGCACGAGGATTTAGATGAGAGTAGAAAcgtggaggaggaggaagaagaagaagaagagaacgaGCAGCCATTGGATCTGACTGTCAAGCGAATAGAATCCGAGTCTCATGCGGTTGTACAGCGACCGCAGTTTAGAGAGACACCCGGAGTCGTTGAAAATGGTATGAAAATGGAAAGGAATTTGACTGGGACGTCTGAGTTGACCGTGTCAGTCAGCGTCAAAGAAAATGGCGTTGTGCACCCAAAGAAGCGCAACTGGATCaagatggaagaagaagacgattcCTTTCCTCATGAAATTGAAGAATGGAAAAAGACTTTTGCAGCCGGACTTCATTGCGG AGTCCAGCGCTGTTTTAATGGCAAATTGTCGCCGCAGTCGTCAGACATCTCCGGAGCtgaagaagaaactttgaaaCGTTCGTCTTTGGGACCAGTTGGATCGTGCGACGAAGGCAGCGAGTCACGCGACACAAGCGGCGATGATGGTGGACACACCACCCCTACGACGAGCATTACCGCCCGTAGTGGAAAGAAAGCCAAATTCGGTAGCGGTGGTAGCGTCACTGGTGGTGTCAAAAGTCTTACTCCAGCACCATCAACTGTAGCGATGGCGGTTGGTGACAACAGCGAAGGCCTTTATTCCTGTGACCAATGCGACAAGAGCTTCTCCAAACTCAGTTCATTGACGCGCCATAAATATGAGCATTCgg GTCAACGTCCGTACCAATGTGACATGTGTCCAAAAGCATTCAAACATAAGCACCACTTGACCGAGCACAAACGGTTGCACAGCGGCGAAAAGCCTTTCCAGTGCCAAAAGTGTCTCAAACGCTTCTCGCACTCGGGCTCCTACAGCCAGCACATGAACCACCGGTTCTCCTATTGTAGACCGTGCCCAGCCAGTTCGTGA